The Candidatus Neomarinimicrobiota bacterium genome contains the following window.
AAAATTAAAAAAGAATCATGCCCTGGTGGGACGGGTTCCAAATGGTGGTGTGTTGGAGCGAGCTGCCAATAATCTGGGGTTCCAACTGGATCAACCCGTTCGGTTTTTGCTAAATGAGCCCGATTTTGGAACCGCCAGCCGCATTGCTGATAAGATCAATACCGACCAGGGCCAGGGAAACACTCCCGCTAACATTGCCAAACCATTAAATGCCGGAGTTGTTGAAGTCAGCTTTCCTGCCAGCGTTACCAGTCAGGATGAAGCCGTATTTTTTATTGCAGATGTGGAAATATTGATGGTACAGCCTGATGTTGATGCCAGGGTGGTTATCAATGAACGAACGGGTACTGTGGTAACAGGTGGGAATGTCCGGATCAACGAGATCATGATCTCTCATGGTGCTTTGACCATCCATGTCAGACGGACCCCCATTATTTCCCAACCGATGGCTGCCTTCAGTAATGTAGGGCAGACCGTAGTGGAATATGTGACAGAGACGAAAGCTTCCGAGGGTGAGGTTAAGAATGCAGTTATCAAGGAAACTACTTCAGTAAGTGATCTTGCTGCTGCTTTGAACGAATTGGGAATGCGACCCCGGGATGTAATATCAATATTTCAAGCATTAAAGCAGGCTGGTGCCTTAAATGCACGCCTGATCATCATTTAGGGTTGGATCAAGATGAAGATTACCCCAGATATAGCAATTGAACAACAAAAACAGATCGAGCCTTGTAAGAATTCATCACCAGATACCGATCTTAGCGCCAGAGATATTCAGCTTATGAAAAAGAGCAATGAGTTAGAAGCTGTTTTTCTCACACAATTGATCAAGTCCATGGAGAAAACCATTCCAGACGGGTTAGGAGGTGGAAAAAACTCACTCTCCACCATGATGTTTAGCTCCGTCATGGGTGATGCTATGACGCAGGGGGGTGGCATCGGGCTCTCAAAAATGATCTTTGCTTCATTACGGAGTATGGATGGAGCACCAGATACACAAGAGCTTGGTGGTGAGGACTACCTGCAAACCTTCAATGTATTACAAAGTATTAGTTCCTTAAAGGATGAGCAATGAATGAACTCCTGAATAATGGAGACGGAGCCTTCAAGGAACTGATCCAGTGTCTTGAACATGAAGTCAAATTGTACAATCAACTTGGTGATCTTTTGAAAGCCAAGCAATCCAATATTATCAAAGGGGATGTTGAATCCCTCCAAAACAATGTTCACGAAGAACAACGATTGATTCCAAAGATACGCACCGCAACCCGGGCAAGGGAACTACGGGCAGCTACGATTGCAGCAGTATCAAAAATGAGTTGTAAAACACCCTCGTTAATGGAATTGATCGATCTGACACCCTCTCATTATTCACAACAGTTGATCGAGTATCGGGAACACCTCATTCTCAGACTTGATCAAATTGCTCACGCAAATCGTGAGAATGAATTCCTCCTTAATTCCTCCCTTGAATTAGTGAGAGGGCTTGTTCAGGTCCTTTTAGGCAAAGCTGAGAATGAAAACATCCACTACGGTGGCCATGGGCAGGTATATGACGATCAA
Protein-coding sequences here:
- a CDS encoding flagellar basal body P-ring protein FlgI, which gives rise to MLRMTTILTGLLLAITLSAEVRLKDITSIENAKQDALIGYGLVIGLDGTGDRSSGNRGAIFTVQTISNMLERFGITVPKDYLRTRNVAAVMVTSNTPAYGRVGSHFDVTVSSLGDASSLEGGVLLMTPLRGMDGTHYGLAQGSVSVGGFNIETDSGEKLKKNHALVGRVPNGGVLERAANNLGFQLDQPVRFLLNEPDFGTASRIADKINTDQGQGNTPANIAKPLNAGVVEVSFPASVTSQDEAVFFIADVEILMVQPDVDARVVINERTGTVVTGGNVRINEIMISHGALTIHVRRTPIISQPMAAFSNVGQTVVEYVTETKASEGEVKNAVIKETTSVSDLAAALNELGMRPRDVISIFQALKQAGALNARLIII
- a CDS encoding rod-binding protein, producing the protein MKITPDIAIEQQKQIEPCKNSSPDTDLSARDIQLMKKSNELEAVFLTQLIKSMEKTIPDGLGGGKNSLSTMMFSSVMGDAMTQGGGIGLSKMIFASLRSMDGAPDTQELGGEDYLQTFNVLQSISSLKDEQ
- a CDS encoding flagellar protein FlgN; the protein is MNELLNNGDGAFKELIQCLEHEVKLYNQLGDLLKAKQSNIIKGDVESLQNNVHEEQRLIPKIRTATRARELRAATIAAVSKMSCKTPSLMELIDLTPSHYSQQLIEYREHLILRLDQIAHANRENEFLLNSSLELVRGLVQVLLGKAENENIHYGGHGQVYDDQTHNARVDCQV